In Morococcus cerebrosus, a single genomic region encodes these proteins:
- a CDS encoding NuoB/complex I 20 kDa subunit family protein, with the protein MGIEGVLKKGFITTSADTVLNYMRTGSLWPVTFGLACCAVEMMHAGMARYDLDRFGIIFRPSPRQADLMIVAGTLTNKMAPALRRVYDQLAEPRWVLSMGSCANGGGYYHYSYSVVRGADRVVPVDVYVPGCPPTAEALIYGLMQLQQKIKRTSTIARDE; encoded by the coding sequence ATGGGAATAGAAGGCGTTTTGAAAAAAGGTTTCATCACCACCAGCGCGGATACGGTGCTGAACTATATGCGTACCGGTTCGCTGTGGCCGGTTACTTTCGGTTTGGCCTGCTGTGCCGTGGAAATGATGCACGCGGGTATGGCGCGTTACGACCTTGACCGTTTCGGCATTATTTTCCGTCCGTCGCCCCGTCAGGCAGACCTGATGATTGTGGCGGGTACGCTCACCAATAAAATGGCGCCCGCCCTGCGCCGCGTGTACGACCAACTTGCCGAGCCGCGTTGGGTATTGTCTATGGGTTCGTGTGCCAACGGCGGCGGCTACTATCATTATTCTTATTCCGTCGTGCGCGGTGCTGACCGTGTTGTGCCGGTAGACGTTTATGTGCCGGGTTGTCCGCCGACTGCGGAAGCCCTGATTTACGGCCTGATGCAGCTTCAACAAAAAATCAAGCGCACTTCCACCATCGCGCGGGACGAGTAG
- a CDS encoding NADH-quinone oxidoreductase subunit C: MASIQNLYDAVSRVLGNQANKVISALGEITVECLPEHYISVMTTLRDHEELHFELLVDLCGVDYSTYKNEAWQGKRFAVVSQLLSVKNNQRIRVRVWVSDDDFPVVESVVPVYNSADWYEREAFDLYGIMFNNHPDLRRILTDYGFVGHPFRKDFPISGYVEMRYDEEQKRVIYQPVTIEPREITPRIVREENYGGQ; encoded by the coding sequence ATGGCAAGCATTCAAAACTTATACGATGCCGTCAGCCGCGTTTTGGGCAATCAGGCAAACAAAGTCATTTCCGCTTTGGGCGAGATTACCGTCGAGTGTCTGCCCGAACACTATATTTCAGTGATGACCACGTTGCGCGACCATGAAGAACTGCATTTCGAGCTTTTGGTCGATTTGTGCGGCGTCGATTACAGCACTTACAAAAACGAAGCATGGCAGGGCAAACGTTTCGCCGTTGTTAGCCAGCTTCTTTCTGTTAAAAACAATCAGCGCATCCGCGTGCGCGTCTGGGTTTCAGACGACGATTTCCCCGTGGTTGAATCCGTAGTTCCCGTTTACAACAGCGCGGATTGGTACGAGCGCGAAGCCTTCGATTTGTACGGCATCATGTTCAACAACCATCCCGACCTGCGCCGCATCCTGACCGATTACGGCTTCGTCGGACATCCTTTCCGTAAAGACTTCCCGATTTCCGGCTATGTGGAAATGCGTTACGACGAAGAGCAAAAACGCGTGATTTACCAACCTGTTACCATCGAGCCGCGCGAAATCACGCCGCGTATCGTCCGTGAGGAGAACTACGGTGGCCAATAA
- a CDS encoding NADH-quinone oxidoreductase subunit A — protein MLASYFPVLVFILVGLAAGVLFILLGTILGPKHHYAEKDAAYECGFEAFENARMKFDVRYYLVAILFILFDLEVAFMLPWAVVFKDLGAYGFWSMLVFIVVLTVGFVYEWKKGALEWE, from the coding sequence ATGTTGGCCAGTTACTTTCCCGTCCTCGTATTCATCCTCGTCGGCCTCGCGGCCGGCGTGCTGTTTATCCTGCTCGGCACGATTTTAGGTCCGAAACACCACTACGCCGAAAAAGACGCGGCTTACGAATGTGGTTTCGAAGCCTTTGAAAACGCCAGGATGAAGTTTGACGTGCGTTATTATCTCGTCGCCATCCTGTTCATCCTCTTCGATTTGGAGGTCGCGTTTATGCTGCCGTGGGCGGTGGTGTTCAAAGATTTGGGCGCATACGGCTTCTGGTCTATGCTGGTGTTTATCGTCGTTCTGACGGTAGGCTTTGTTTACGAATGGAAAAAAGGTGCGCTGGAATGGGAATAG
- a CDS encoding tellurite resistance TerB family protein produces the protein MNFNNLLNQILGTVQKNSKSVADSPLNSFGGGALVAGLASMLMKKKNTKKLVKAGSVAALGYIAYKGYQSWQQNRNQPELPQQAFEPVGQLAETHSRVILRTMIAAAASDGSIDETEKQVIARESGTDAETAAWLAAEYERPATVEEIAAAVGNDEALAAETYLAARLVCADLSRKEIVFLSRLSQALKLDDQLVENLEKQLDLA, from the coding sequence ATGAATTTCAACAACCTGCTCAACCAAATTTTGGGAACGGTTCAAAAAAATAGCAAATCCGTCGCCGACAGCCCGCTTAATTCTTTCGGCGGCGGTGCATTAGTGGCAGGACTGGCTTCTATGCTGATGAAAAAGAAAAACACCAAAAAACTGGTCAAAGCCGGTTCGGTCGCAGCTTTGGGTTATATTGCCTACAAAGGCTATCAAAGCTGGCAGCAAAACCGCAACCAACCCGAATTGCCGCAACAAGCGTTCGAACCTGTCGGCCAACTTGCCGAAACACACAGCCGCGTCATCCTGCGCACCATGATTGCAGCCGCCGCATCGGACGGGTCGATTGATGAAACGGAAAAACAGGTTATTGCCCGTGAAAGCGGTACAGATGCAGAAACCGCCGCCTGGCTTGCCGCCGAATATGAAAGACCGGCAACAGTCGAGGAAATCGCAGCAGCCGTCGGCAACGATGAAGCTTTGGCCGCGGAAACCTATCTGGCGGCAAGATTGGTGTGTGCCGATTTATCCCGTAAAGAAATCGTGTTCTTAAGCCGACTGTCGCAAGCCTTGAAACTGGATGACCAGTTGGTGGAAAATTTGGAAAAGCAGCTTGATTTGGCTTGA